AACGGGGCCCGCCTGGTCGCTTCGGGCCGGTGCGACGTGGTGCTGGCCGGAGGCAGCGAGGCCGCCATCACCGGAACGTCCCTGGCCGGCTTCGGCAACATGACGGCTCTGTCCGGGCTGGGGATCTCTCGGCCCTTCGACGCCGAGCGCGACGGCTTCGTCATCGCCGAGGGTGCGGCCGTCCTCGTGCTCGAGGAGCTCGAGCGGGCCCGGGCGCGCGGGGCCCACATCTACGCCCTGGTGGCCGGGTCGGCCAGCACCGCCGACGCCTACCACATCACCGCGCCGTCGCCCGGGGGGACCGGCGCCGCCACGTGCATGGAGCTGGCGCTGGAGGACGCGGGGGTCACCCCCGACGCCGTACGCCACATCAACGCCCACGGGACCTCGACGCCGCTGAACGACGCGGCCGAGGCCGAGGCCATCACCAAGGTCTTCGGATCGCCCGGGCCGCCGGTGACGTCGACCAAGGGAGTGACCGGCCATGCCCTCGGGGCGGCGGGGGCCATCGAGGCGGTGGCGGTTGCCCTCAGCATCGACCGACGGCTGATCCCGCCGACGTCCGGCTACGAGCACCCCGACCCCTCCATCCAGCTGGACGTGGTGGCCGGGGAGCCCCGGGCGTGGGAGCCGGGGCCGGCCCTGTCGAACTCGTTCGGCTTCGGCGGTCACAACGGCTGCCTCGTGCTGGTGCCCGCCGACTGACGACGAGCGCCGGGGACCCGGAGGGGCATGGGGGCAGGGGGCACCTGTAGAGGTCAGTTCCACATTGTCCGAAAGCCACTGTCGGTGAAGAAGCGTTCGACGACCCGGCAGAAGCAGCAATTCGGAACAGGACGGAACGTCGCGTCGGCGGTAGACGAGCTCGTCGGGACGTGATCGCACCGCCCCCGACACCCAGCGCAGCCTGGCGACGACATGGCGTGACGCCCCGTGTTCCAGCCTGTTCCGAATTCACCCTGAGCGGTCGGTGGCGGCGGTGCTGGAGCCCCCAGTCAGATTCGGAGACTTTGAAACCGACGTAGGTGGGCAACCGGAGCGTCCGGCGTCTGCCGGCGGGTCGGAGCCAGCGTGACCTAAGCGTCAACGATGACGAACAGCAGCTCCACGTCGCAGGCCGTCCGGCCCTCGACGGCAGCGCGACCCTTGCCCCGCCCGGCGCGGGCGGACAGGCGCCCCATCTCCACCTCGAGGTCCAACACATCACCCGGTACGACCTGGCGGCGGAAGCGGGCCGAGTCGATCCCTCCGAACAGGGGGAGCTTGCCGGCGTAGCGCTCATCGAGGAGCACCGCCACCGCCCCCAGCTGGGCCACGGACTCGACCATCAGCACGCCCGGCAGGGTCGGCCGGCCGGGGAAGTGACCGGCGAAGAACCACTCCTCGCCCGTCAGGCGCCACCGGCCCCGCGCCGAGACGCCGGGCTCGACGGCGGTGATCTCGTCCAGCAGGAGGAACGGGGGACGGTGGGGCAGGATCTCGTCGGGCCGGGGCAGGCTCACCGCCCGACCCTCACGCTTTGGCGCTCAGCGCGGCCAGGAGCTTCTCCGGCGTGTCGGCCGGGCTGATCTTGTACCAGGCCTCGGCCACCTTGCCCTTGGCGTCGATGAGGAACGCCGAGCGCACGATGCCCATGAACTTGCGGCCGTAGAGCGAACGCTCCCCCCACACCGCGTAGGCGTCGGCGACAGAGTGGTCGGGGTCGGAGAGAAGCGGGAAGCCAAGGCCGTATTTCGTGTCGAACTTGGCCTGCTTCTCGGGGGCGTCGGGACTGATCCCGATGACCACGGCGTCCCCGATGCGGTCGGCGACGTCGCGCAGGCCGCACGCCTGGGTGGTGCACCCGGGTGTGTCCGCCTTCGGATAGAAGTACACCAGGTGCGGACCCTTGCCCCGCTTGAGCGAGTCCGCCAGGCGGAACGGCCTACCGCTCTGGTCGAGCAACTTGAAGTCGGGCGCCTTGTCGCCGGGTGCCAATCGGGCCATGTGAGGAAGGTAGTGGGTCGGCGCCGGCGGCCATGCCCGCCTCCCCCTCGGTAGGGTCCGGATTGGCGGCAACGGCGCCGGGTAGGAGGGGGGCGAGATCGAGTTGACGCGGTGGCCCGTGATCCGTCAGCTGCAGGGCCGGGACCGGACGGGACGCGGGGCGGCAGCCAAGTCCGGGCACAGCGACCGGCTCCTGCCCCGGACCTACACCGCCGACAAGGTCGTCAAGTCCATCTGTCCCTACTGCGCGGTCGGATGTGGCCAGAACGTCTACGTCAAGGACGGCCGGGTGGTCCAGATCGAGGGGGACCCGGACTCCCCCGTCAGCCGGGGCCGGCTGTGCCCCAAGGGGGCGGCCAGCCTGCAGCTGACGACGGGGCCGGCGCGGGAGCACCGTGTCCTCTACCGGCCGCCCCACGGCACCGACTGGGAGGTCCTCGACCTCGACCGGGCCATGGACATGGTGGCCGACCGGGTGATCGCCACCCGGCGGAAGTCGTGGGAGTGGGAGGACGCCGACGGGGTCCGGGTGCGCCGGACCCTCGGGATCGCCAGCCTGGGCGGGGCCACGCTGGACGTCGAAGAGAACTACCTCATGAAGAAGCTGTACACCGCCCTCGGCGCCATCCAGATCGAGAACCAGGCGCGCATCTGACACTCGTCCACCGTCCCCAGTCTGGGGACCTCGTTCGGGCGGGGCGGCGCCACCACCTTCCAGCAGGACCTGCAGAACTCCGACTGCATCGTCATCGAGGGCTCGAACATGGCCGAGTGCCACCCGGTCGGGTTCCAGTGGGTCATGGAGGCCAAGGCGCGCGGGGCCACGGTCATCCACGTCGACCCCCGGTTCACCCGGACCAGCGCCCTGGCCGACCTCCACGTTCCGCTCCGGGCGGGCAGCGACATCGCCTTCCTGGGCGGGATCGTCAACTACGTCATCCAGAACGAGCGCTACTTCCGGGAGTACCTCGTCGCCTACACCAACGCCCCCACCATCATCAACGAGGACTTCGCCGACACCGAGGACCTCGACGGCGTGTTCTCGGGCCTCGATCGGGAGAACCGCAAGTACGACTTCCACACCTGGATGTACGAGGGCATGGAGATCCAGGCCGCCGCCGGCAGCCGCGACCAGGAGTACGAGGACCGGACCCGGTCCGGCGCCTCGGTCCGTGAGGCCGCCCGCGGCGAGTCCCACGGCTCGGGCGGGGCCGCCATCAGCGGGCGGCCGGAGAACGACCCCGACCTCCTCCACACCCGGTGCGTGTTCCAGATCGTGAAGCGCCACTTCGCCCGCTACACGCCCGAGGTGGTCGAGGAGATCTGCGGCGTCCCCCGGGACGTGTTCCTCCGGGTGTGCGAGACGGTCGCGGCCAACTCGGGACGCGACCGCACCACGGCGTTCGTGTACTCGGTCGGCTGGACCCAGCACACCGTCGGGGTCCAGTACATCCGCACCGCCGCCATCCTCCAGCTCCTCCTCGGGAACATCGGCCGCCCCGGGGGCGGGATCATGGCCCTGCGCGGCCACGCCAGCATCCAGGGCTCGACCGACGTCCCGACGCTGTTCAACCTGCTTCCCGGCTACATCCCGATGCCCCACGCCCACGAGCACGAGGACCTCGACAGCTTCGTCCAGGCCGAGGCCCCGGAGTACGGCTTCTGGGCCGAGATGAAGGCCTACACCGTCAGCCTGCTCAAGGCCTGGTTCGGGCCGGCCGCCTCTGCGGACAACGACTGGTGCTTCGACTACCTGCCCCGTCTGACCGGGGACCACAGCAGCTACGAGACGGTGATGGCCCAGATCGACGGCACGTGCAAGGGCTACTTCCTGGCCGGGGAGAACCCCGCCGTCGGCTCGGCCAACGCCAAGATGCAACGGCTCGGCATGGCCAACCTCGACTGGCTGGTGGTGCGGGACTTCTCCCTGATCGAGTCGGCGACCTGGTGGAAGGACGGCCCCGAGATCGAGACAGGGGAGATGAGCACCGCCGACATCGGGACCGAGGTGTTCTTCTTCCCCGCCGCCGCCCACACCGAGAAGAGCGGGAGCCTGACCAACACCCAGCGCATGCTGCAGTGGCACCACATCGCCCGGGATCCCGACGGGGACGCCCGCAGTGACCTGTGGTTCTACTTCCACCTGGGCCGGATCATCCGGGAGAAGCTGGCCGGGTCGAACGACCCCATGGACCGGCCCCTCCTCGACCTGACCTGGGACTACCCGACCGAGGGCGCGCTGGCCGAGCCGACCGCCGAGGCCGTGCTGGCCGAGATCAACGGCTACGACTCCGATGGCCGGCCCCTGGCGTCCTACGAGCAGCTCCGCGAGGACGGTTCGACGACCTGCGGGTGCTGGATCTACTGCGGCGTGTACGCCGACGGCGTGAACCAGTCCGCCCGCCGCAAGCCGGCCAGCGAGCAGAACTGGGTGGCCAACGAGTGGGGCTGGGCGTGGCCCGCCAACCGCCGCATCCTGTACAACCGGGCGTCAGCCGATCCGGACGGGAGGCCCTGGAGCGTGCGCAAGGCCCTCGTCTGGTGGGATCCCGACCAGGGCCGCTGGAGTGGCCACGACGTCCCCGACTTCAGCGCCGACAAGGAGCCGTCCTACGTGGCGCCGGAGGGGGCGCGCGGAGCGGCGGCGCTGTCCGGCACCGACCCCTTCGTGATGCAGGCCGACGGCAAGGGCTGGCTGTTCGTTCCCGCCGGGCTCACCGACGGCCCCCTCCCCGCCCACTACGAACCCCAGGACTCCCCGTTCGACAACGTGCTGTACCGCCAGCAGCGCAACCCGGTGCGCCAGGTCTTCAGCCGCCGGAACAACCGGTACCAGCCGTCCGGCAGTGAGCCGGGATCGGACGTCTTCCCCTACGTCACGACCACCTACCGGCTCACCGAGCACCACACCGCGGGCGGGATGAGCCGGTGGCTGCCCTACCTCTCCGAGCTCCAACCCGAGATGTTCTGTGAGGTCTCCCCCGCCCTGGCCGCCGAACGGGGCCTCGAGCACCTCGGATGGGCCACGATCGTCACCGCCCGCAGCGCCATCGAGGCCCGGGTCCTGGTGACGGAGCGGATGCGGCCCCTGCAGGTGCAGGGCCGGACCCTCCACCAGATCGGCCTGCCCTACCACTGGGGACCCAACGGCCTGAGCACGGGCGATGCCGCCAACGAGCTGGCCTCGATCTCGCTCGACCCCAATGTGCACATCCAGGAGGTCAAGGCTCTGGCCGCCGACATCCGCCCCGGACGCCGGCCCCGCGGCCCGGCCCTGACCGCCCTCGTCGAGGAGTACCAGCGCCGGGCCGGCATCACCGAGAAGACCGGGACCGAGGTGTGAGCACCGCCCGCTTGGGTTTCTTCACCGACACGTCGATCTGCATCGGCTGCAAGGCGTGCGAGGTGGCATGCAAGGAGTGGAACCACGTCCCGGAGGACGGGCTGGCGCTCACCGGGATGTCCTACGACAACACCGTTGGCCTCGGAGCCGACACCTGGCGCCATGTGGCCTTCATCGAGCAGGCCCGGCCCGACGGGCTGCGTTGGCTGATGTCGTCGGACGTCTGCAAGCACTGCACCGAGGCCGCCTGTCTCGACGTGTGCCCGACCGGCTCCCTATTCCGTACCGAGTTCGGCACCGTCGTGGTGCAGGAGGACATCTGCAACGGCTGCGGCTACTGCATCCCCGCCTGCCCCTACGGGGTCATCGACCAGCGCAAGGAGGACGGCCGGGCCTGGAAGTGCACCATGTGCTACGACCGCCTGCAGGTCGGAGCGGAGCCGGCGTGCGCCCAGACCTGTCCCACCAGGTCGATCCAGTTCGGGCCGCTCGACGATCTGCGAGAGCGGGCGGCCGGTCGCCTGGCCGAGCTGCAGCAGGCGGGGGTCACCGACGCCCGGCTCTACGGGCACGACGCCGACGACGGCGTGGGCGGGAACGGGGCCTTCTTCCTCCTCCTCGACGAGCCCGAGGTGTACGGGCTCCCGCCCGACCCCGTCGTGACCACCCGGGACCTCCCGGCCATGTGGCGTCACGCCGCCATGGCGGCGCTGGCCCTGGCGACCGGGGCGGCGGCGTCCTTCCTCCGGGCCGGCCGATGACCAGCGCGGAACGATCGATGGTTCCCGACGCCACGCCGCGCTCGTACTACGGGCTGCCGGTGATCAGCCAGCCGGTGTGGAAGAGCCGCGACATAGCCGGCTACTTCTTCCTGGGCGGGCTGGCCGGGGCCTCGTCGACCCTCGCGCTCGGGGCCCAGTTGACCGGACGCCCGGGCCTGGCCCGGTCCAGCCGCCTGGCCGCCGCCGGCGCCATCGGGCTCTCGGCGGCGGCGCTGGTCCACGACCTGGGCCGTCCCGAGCGGTTCTACAACATGCTGCGGGTCTTCAAGCCCACCTCGCCGATGAGCGTCGGATCGTGGCTGCTGGCCGCCTACGGACCGATGGCCGTCACGGCGGCGGGGACCGCGGCCACCGGGCTGCGGCCGGGACTGGGCACGGCGGCGTCGGCGGGAGCGGCGCTTCTCGGGCCGGCGGTGGCGTCGTACACGGGCGTGCTCGTCTCCGACACGGCCGTGCCGGCCTGGCACGAGGGCCACCGCCACATGCCCTATCTGTTCGCCTCCTCCGCCGCCTCGGCGGCCGGTGGGCTGGGCCTGGTGGCCGCCCCCCGCCGGGACAACGGGCCCGCCCGCCGCATGGGCGTGGCGGGGGCGGCCGGGGAGCTGGCGCTGTTCCGGATCATGCGCCAGAGCATGGGGAGGGCGGGGCGGGCCTACACCGAGGGCCGGGCCCACCGGTGGACGCGCCGGGCCGAGACCCTCACCCTGGCCGGTCTGGTCGGAGCGGCGGTGGGGGCCCGCCGCAGCCGGGTGGCGGCGGCGCTGTCGGGTTCCGCCCTGCTGGCCGGCTCGGCCTGCACGCGGTGGGCGGTCTTCGAGGCCGGGCTGCAGTCCGCCCGCGACCCGGACGACACCGTCATCCCTCAGCGAGAGCGTCTGCGGCGCCGACCAGGGCCAGATGGCTGAGGCCCAGCGGGAAGTTCCCGAGGAATCCCCCGGTGCCGGGATCGATCTCCTCGGCCAGCAGGCCGACGTCGTTGGGTAGGCCGACGAGCTCGTCCATGAGCGCCACCGCCTCGTCCCTTCGGCCGGCGTACACCAGGGCCTCGACCATCCAGAACGAGCAGGCCACGAACGTCCCCTCGATCCCCTCCATCCCGCTGTAGCGGTAGACGAGCGGTCCCCGGGCCAGCTCCTCCCGCACGGCGTCGATGGTCGACGACAGCTGCGGCCCCCGGTCGAACCCGATGCGGCCGGCCCGGAGCACGGCGGCGTCCAGGAGGTCGGTGTCGGCGTAGAAGGTGTAGGCCTGCCTGGCCTCGGACCAGCAGCGCTCCCGGATCCAGTCGGCGACGACATCCCGCTCGTAGGCCCAACGGTCCCGGTTGCGGGAGTGGATCCGGCCGGCGTCGGCCAACCGGGTGGAGCGCTCGAGGGCCAACCAGCACGCCAGCTTCGACGACGTGTAGTGGCGCTGCTCGTCCAGCTCCCAGATCCCGCTGTCGGTCTGGAGCCAGGTGTCGCACACCCGGTCGGCGAACGCCGCGACCGTCTCCGCCGTGGACTCGTCGAGGACGTTGCCCCGCTCGCTGTACAGCCACACGGCGTCGATGAGGTCTCCGAACGTCCCCAGCTGGGACTGGCGGGCGGCCTCGTTCCCGGAGCGGACCGGCCGGCTGTCGCGATAGCCCCGCAAGGGGACGTCGGCCTCGTCCTCGGCCAGGCGGCCGTCCAGCGAGTAGAAGACGTGCAGATCCGGGACGGTGCGCCGGACGGTCGAGAGCAGCCAGGAGAGCGACCGGTGGGAGTCCTCGCGGGCGCCGAGGTAGATCAGGGCCTGGATCACGAACGACATGTCCCGCACCCACGCGAACCGGTAGTCGTAGTTCCGGGTGTGTCCTACCGCCTCGGGCAGGGAGGTGGTCGGAGCGGCGGCGATGGCGCCGGTGTCTGAGTAGATCAGCAGCTTGAGGGCCCGGGCGCTGTCGAGCACGTGGTCCCGCCACGGCTCCTGGGCCTGCACGCGCGAGCTCCACGCGTCCCAGGCCCGGGTCGTCTGCTCGACGCGCGCGCACACCTCGTCCGGAGTGGGGACGAACAGCGGCTCACCGTCGGTGGACACGATGCCGAGGAGGTGGCGCGACCCTTCGTGGGCCTCGAACGAGCCGCGCACCACCCGACCGTCGATGACCGGCTTGCCCACCTCGTCGGCCACGACCCCGAGGTACTGGTCCTCGACCGTCACCAGCGGGACCCCATCGCGTTCGGTTGCCCAGGGCCGGGCCATGCCGAACCGGTCCCCGACCGCGACCTCCCACTCCATCTCCACCCGGCCCGACACTCCCTCGACCAGGCGGGCCAGCTCGCTCCACGGGAGTTGGTGGCCGTCCATGAGATTGGCCGAGTCGGTGACCCGGACCTCCCCGTTCGGGGTGGTGAAGGTCGTCTGCAGGACCGCGCTCCGACCGACGTAGGACCGGCGGGCGCGAGCCGGGCCCCGCGGGCGCAGGCTGATGTGGCCTCCCGCGTCGGGGTCGAGGATGCGCGAGAACGCCGGGGGGGCGTCCATGGTGGGCAGGGACCACCAGTCGACGGCCCCGTCCAGCGCCACGAGGGCCACGCTCCGCCCGTCTCCCACCGCGGCGTAGCACTCGATCGGCGCAAAGCCGTCGGGGCGGAGGTCGTCGATGTCGCGTCCGGCATCCCGGGCGCCACCTGCGGCCTGCTCTGCGGACGGCACTGCCTCCAGGGACGGCATCGCCTCTAGGGACGGCATCGCCTCTAGGGACGGCGCCGGCGGGCCGCCTTCTCCCTGGCCGTGCGGGCCAGGGCGATCCCGAACTTCCGTCCCGTGTCGGGCAGGGTCCGCAGGAAGCTGGGATCGCGGAACCCGGACGCCTGGTCGTCGAAGATCCCGTGGGCCCCCTCGTCCCCCGAGTCGTCCCCGGCATCCCACAGGTTCCCGCGCCGGCCGGGGTCAACCGGAAGATCGGTCAACTGGGCGTCCCACGCCCCGATGGCGGCGAACTGGTTCCCGACCCCGGGCATCACCTTGGACGCCCCCACCAGCAGCTTGTTCCAGGACCCCACGATCTTGGCCCGCCGGCCGTCGAGGGCGGCCTCGACGATGAACTTGGCCGGCACCTCGGGTTGGTAGATCGGCGGCACGGGCTGGGGGTGGCGGTCGAAGACCGAGCGGCACCAGTTGAACTGCGGGGTGTTGACGGCAGGCAGGTGCACCATCGACATCCGCACGTTGCTGCCGCGGTGGATGAGCTCGGCGCGCACCGACTCGGAGAACCCCCGGCAGGCGAACTTGGACGCGCAGTAGGCCGACTGCAGGGGGATCCCCATGAACGCCAGGGCCGACCCGACGTTGACGATGGTCCCCCGGTCGCGGGGCACCATGCGCTGCAGGGCGGCGCGGGTCCCCCAGACCTGGCCGAGGAAGGTCACCTCGACCGCCCGCTTGAACTCGTCCGGGTCCACCTCCCAGAACGGGGCGAACTTCGTCGTCATGGCGTCGTTCACCCACACCTCCACCGGCCCGAGCTGCTCCTCGGCCAACTCGGCCGCCCGGTCCACCTGCTCGTGGTCGGCGACATCGGTGGGCACGACCAGAGCCCGGCCCCCGGCGCTCTCGACGTCCTTGGCCGCCGCCTCCAGTCCGGCCCGGCCCCGCGCCAGCAGGGCCACGTCGAAGCCCCCCTCCGCCAGGGCCACTGCGGTGGCCCGTCCGACCCCCGCGCTCGCACCCGTGACCACCGCTACCCCACGTCCCGCCATGACCTCTCCTCTATTCCTCTATCCCGTGATCAGGCGGCGCCCGTAGTCCCGGACCCGGTCCACGACCGCCAGCACCGGAGCGGCGACCACGAGGCCGCCGAGCCGGTCCGGGCCGTGCGGGTGGGGACGGGTCGGCGCCGTGGCCTTGGCCTGGTCGAACAGGGTGGCCAGGAGCCGCAGCTTGGTGTCCCCCTCCGCTCCGGTGAGGAGCGGCAGGACCTCGGCCTCCTCGGCCGCGGCGTGGGCCCGGACGAGGGAGTGCAGCCGCTCGAGGTTGCGCCGGAAGCGGCGGCTGGCGGGGTTCAGCAGCTCCTGACGCAGCATGCGGGCCAGGAGGCGCTTGGCCTGCCGCTCCTCCTCGAGGCGCCGGTTGCGCACCTCGACCGCCTCCGTCCCCAGCCCGCGGAGGTGGGGGTAGACGACCTCCTCCTCGGCCGCCTCGTGCACCGACAGCTGCCGGACCACGGCGCGGAACAGCTCACGGCGTTCGGCGGCGTCCCTCACCCCGACGAGGTGGGCCAGAGCGTCCGAGACCTGCGCGTGGTCCTCGCGGATCACCTCGACCAGGTCGGGTCCGTACGGCTCGCGTTGCAGCACCTCTTCGGGGACGGTCATGACTGCGTGTCCTCTACCCGGATCCCGGGCCGGAAATGCTTCCGGGGCGGAGGTGGCCGGACCTCCGGCGGGGGCGGGCCACGGCGTCGGGTACGGTCGGCCGGTGAGCGCGACCGAGGCCACCGACCTCGACATCGGCGCCTTCACGGCGGAAGGCCCCTGGGTCGTCGATCCGGCGGCCATGTCGTGGCGGCGGGGCATCGACCAGCTGCGGGAGCGGACCCGCCGGGAGGTCCCCCGTCTGGTCCGCCGGCGCCGGCTGCCCCCGGGCGGCCGGGTGGTGACGGTCGGGACCAGCCTGGGATGGGCTCTCGGGAACTGGTATCTCCTCGACCGGAGGAAGGGGCAGGTCCCGTCGCGCCGGGGGGTGTCGCGCCGGCTGCGGGAGGCCTTCGTCCGGCTCGGGCCCACCTACATCAAGCTGGGCCAGATCCTCTCGTCGGGGGAGGGCATCTTCCCCGAGGAGCTGGTATCGGAGTTCAAGCTGCTACGCGACCGCGTCCCGGCCGAGCCGTTCGACGTCGTGCGCCGCATCGTCGAGGAGGACCTCGGCCGTCCCCTCGAGGCGGTGTTCTCCTCGTTCACGGAGAAGCCCATTGCCGCGGCGTCGATAGCCCAGGTGCACGCCGCCACCCTGCACCCCGACGTCACGCCCGGGGGAGGCCGGGACATCGTCGTGAAGGTCCAGCGGCCGACGGTCGCGTCCCTGGTGCGCCGGGACCTGGCGGCGATGAGCTGGATTGCCCCCTCCCTCGTGGGCCGCATCCCGGTCACCGCGCTGGCCAACCCGCCGGCGCTGGTCGACCTGTTTGCCGAGACGATCGTCGAGGAGCTCGACTTCCGCCTCGAGGCCCAGAACATGCTCGACGTCGGGCGGATCCTGGCCGACACCGAGCAGCGCGCCCTGGTCGTCCCCCGGCCGCACCCCGACCTGGTCACCCGCCGGGTACTCGTCATGGAGCGCCTCGACGGCTTCAGCTTCGACGACGTGGCGGGAATGAAGGCGGCGGGCATCGACACGTCCGCGGTCGTGCGCGCCGGCATGGTCGCGTTCCTGGAGGGCTCGATGCTGTTCGGCGTGTTCCACGGGGACCTCCACGGCGGGAACCTCTTCGTCCAACCGGACGGGCGGGTGGCGCTCCTCGACTACGGGATCACCGGCCGCCTGGACGAGCCCCGCCGGCTGGCGTTCCTCCGCCTGGTGATGGGCGCCACGGGTAACGACATCAAGGGACAGATCGCCGCCCTGCGCGACATG
The DNA window shown above is from Acidimicrobiales bacterium and carries:
- a CDS encoding AarF/UbiB family protein, with the protein product MSATEATDLDIGAFTAEGPWVVDPAAMSWRRGIDQLRERTRREVPRLVRRRRLPPGGRVVTVGTSLGWALGNWYLLDRRKGQVPSRRGVSRRLREAFVRLGPTYIKLGQILSSGEGIFPEELVSEFKLLRDRVPAEPFDVVRRIVEEDLGRPLEAVFSSFTEKPIAAASIAQVHAATLHPDVTPGGGRDIVVKVQRPTVASLVRRDLAAMSWIAPSLVGRIPVTALANPPALVDLFAETIVEELDFRLEAQNMLDVGRILADTEQRALVVPRPHPDLVTRRVLVMERLDGFSFDDVAGMKAAGIDTSAVVRAGMVAFLEGSMLFGVFHGDLHGGNLFVQPDGRVALLDYGITGRLDEPRRLAFLRLVMGATGNDIKGQIAALRDMGALPPDVDVDAVIRDLNLEGPVKDPTQMSAEELTAEIRELTKSLLAYGARLPKELMLFIKDMLFLDNALATLAPEINIFDEIGQIAAYFATRHGERIAADVGIDPRSVPLDLSGVKASFGLTSDVDTLTYHDLQKRRDVIRKRMEDHHRPRRR